From the Solanum stenotomum isolate F172 chromosome 4, ASM1918654v1, whole genome shotgun sequence genome, one window contains:
- the LOC125863092 gene encoding uncharacterized protein LOC125863092, with the protein MIDMAWLSAMFLGAGCFALGYIIGMRHSSPTFLSNRASGVTETIIDGKKRKGANQPLEVERLADILEDFKMVLVVRNDLKMGKGKIAAQCSHATLGLYKKLHNRAPKALNRWEMCGQVKVVVKIESEDDMLVLQERAKSINIPTHITIDAGRTQIAPNSRTVMAILGPADMVDNVTGGLKLL; encoded by the exons ATGATTGACATGGCATGGCTTAGCGCCATGTTTCTTGGAGCAGGATGCTTTGCTTTGGGTTATATTATTGGGATGCGACATTCTTCTCCCACTTTTCTCTCAAACAGAGCATCTGGTGTTACTGAAACTATAATTGAtgggaaaaagagaaaaggggCCAACCAACCTCTTGAAGTAGAAAGGCTGGCTGACATCCTTGAAGATTTTAAAATG GTTTTGGTCGTCAGGAATGACTTGAAGATGGGGAAAGGGAAAATAGCTGCACAATGCAG TCATGCAACTCTGGGTCTCTACAAGAAGCTTCATAATAGGGCACCAAAGGCTTTAAATAG ATGGGAGATGTGTGGACAGGTGAAGGTGGTGGTGAAGATTGAAAGTGAAGATGATATGTTGGTTTTGCAA GAAAGAGCAAAATCAATTAATATACCAACACACATTACAATTGATGCTGGGAGAACCCAAATTGCACCAA ACTCGAGGACAGTGATGGCTATACTTG GACCGGCTGACATGGTTGACAATGTAACTGGGGGATTGAAACTTTTGTAG